From a single Cyprinus carpio isolate SPL01 chromosome A3, ASM1834038v1, whole genome shotgun sequence genomic region:
- the LOC109058493 gene encoding E3 ubiquitin-protein ligase RNF25-like yields MAAESDVLSEIEVLQSIYLDELSVTQRDEGGWTVSLVLYPSTAEDCLSQFVRLTLTMDLDSQYPFTSPCISIHNPRGLSDDKLLSLQRSLQIEAESCIGTPVLYQLIERAKEILTESNIPHGNCVICLYGFKEGEVFTKTSCYHYFHSHCLGRYITHSEMELKDRERELEEDKTRDRTEEEDLAVVCPVCREPLTYDLDALLSSPAPVFTQQEDAVIGGEFKKKWAALQKILERQKEKGGVIDPEAESNRFLIHINEAPANVSGAESCQSLLSSSQDSIGATQTSQSHHTTGQSQHPCSHERRQQGDFKRGRGGRGGGRGGSACHTMPTPGVERLGRPVHSSDKINYVNSGPLNTIPQGESTAQGQELSDKITPLRQPLTNEEEKPLSQEKVTSVSNCKQDVSQQKVCISKDGTQTILQEGPPEREHVGRGWKRGGRGSGRHYGHWQERNFKGPSHWDNSGNAGHRGGGHRAREGGAGHHHRGGGAHRGGGRGLHLRVEKEFRKEGVL; encoded by the exons ATGGCTGCCGAGAGCGA TGTCCTGTCTGAAATTGAAGTGCTGCAGTCCATCTACTTAGACGAGCTCAGTGTTACTCAGAGAGATGAGGG AGGATGGACAGTCAGTCTGGTGCTCTATCCCTCCACTGCGGAGGACTGTCTCTCTCAGTTTGTCCGTCTTACATTGACAATGGATCTGGACTCTCAG TACCCATTTACATCTCCCTGCATCTCTATTCACAATCCACGTGGACTCTCAGATGATAAACTGCTCAg TTTACAGAGGAGTTTGCAGATAGAGGCAGAGTCATGTATCGGGACACCTGTACTGTACCAGCTCATAGAG AGAGCCAAAGAGATCCTGACTGAGAGCAATATTCCGCATGGAAACTGTGTCATCTGTCTGTATGGCTTTAAG GAGGGGGAAGTGTTTACTAAGACCAGCTGCTATCACTATTTCCATTCTCACTGTCTTGGCCGCTACATCACCCACTCTGAGATGGAGCTGAAGGACCGTGAGAGGGAGCTGGAGGAGGATAAAACCAGAGACAGGACAGAAGAAGAG GACTTGGCTGTTGTTTGCCCCGTGTGTCGAGAGCCTCTCACCTATGATTTGGATGCCCTCCTTTCCTCTCCTGCTCCAGTTTTCACACAG CAGGAGGATGCAGTCATCGGTGgggaatttaaaaagaaatgggcAGCACTCCAGAAGATTCTGGAACGGCAGAAGGAAAAGGGTGGAGTTATTGACCCAGAAGCAGAGTCTAATAGATTCCTAATTCACATTAATGAG GCTCCAGCTAATGTTTCTGGTGCCGAATCTTGTCAGTCACTCCTTTCCTCGTCCCAAGATTCCATCGGTGCAACCCAAACCTCTCAAAGTCATCACACTACAGGCCAATCACAGCACCCGTGCTCTCATGAGCGAAGGCAGCAAGGTGACTTCAAGAGAGGTcgtggaggaagaggaggcggAAGAGGTGGATCAGCATGTCACACGATGCCTACACCTGGAGTAGAACGACTGGGAAGGCCTGTTCATTCTTCTGATAAGATTAATTATGTCAACTCAGGCCCACTGAACACCATACCACAGGGAGAAAGTACAGCACAAGGACAGGAACTCAGTGATAAAATAACACCGCTCAGGCAGCCTTTGACCAATGAAGAAGAAAAACCCCTTTCTCAAGAAAAGGTTACTTCAGTATCCAACTGTAAACAAGATGTGAGCCAACAAAAAGTGTGTATTTCAAAAGATGGGACTCAGACAATATTACAGGAAGGACCCCCAGAAAGGGAACATGTGGGTCGAGGATGGAAGCGTGGTGGTCGTGGCTCCGGACGACATTATGGACATTGGCAGGAGAGGAACTTCAAGGGACCCAGTCACTGGGATAATTCTGGAAACGCTGGCCACCGTGGAGGAGGACATAGAGCCAGAGAGGGAGGGGCTGGGCATCATCACCGAGGGGGTGGGGCTCATAGAGGTGGTGGCAGGGGTTTGCATCTGAGAGTGGAAAAAGAATTTAGGAAAGAGGGAGTGCTCTGA
- the LOC109058511 gene encoding ras-related protein Rab-35-like — MAGKDYHHLFKLLIIGDSNVGKSSLLLRFADNSFSGSYITTIGVDFKIRTVEIDGERVKLQIWDTAGQERFRTITSTYYRNTHGVIIVYDVTNPESFVNVKRWLNEISQNCDNVCKILVGNKNDDPVKKRVDTQDAQRFGESVNVRLFETSAKENINVEEMFMAFTHMVLRAKKQSQSRAEREREREKDTVHINSHRDRERRKKGKKCC, encoded by the exons ATGGCGGGAAAAGACTACCATCATCTCTTCAAGTTGCTCATCATTGGTGACTCCA ATGTTGGGAAAAGCAGCTTGCTCCTACGATTCGCAGACAACTCATTTTCTG GCAGTTACATAACTACTATTGGAGTTGACTTCAAGATCCGCACGGTAGAGATTGATGGAGAAAGAGTTAAACTCCAGATCTGGGACACTGCAGGGCAGGAACGGTTCAGAACCATCACCTCGAC GTATTACAGAAACACTCATGGTGTCATCATTGTTTACGATGTCACAAACCCTGAATCGTTTGTCAATGTGAAAAGATGGTTAAATGAGATATCACAGAACTGTGACAACGTCTGCAAaattttag TTGGAAACAAGAATGATGATCCTGTTAAAAAGCGTGTGGACACTCAAGATGCTCAGCGGTTTGGAGAGTCAGTTAATGTGAGGTTGTTTGAGACGAGTGCTAAAGAGAATATTAATGTAGAGGAG ATGTTCATGGCTTTCACCCACATGGTCCTTCGGGCGAAGAAACAGAGCCAGAGTCGAGCagaaagagagcgggagagagaaaAGGACACTGTCCATATAAATTCCCACAGGGACCGAGAAAGGAGGAAGAAGGGGAAGAAATGCTGTTAG